The genomic window ATTCCCATTGTCAAGGAACAGGATAGTACAGCAAGCGTTCAGACAAATCATAGAGCCAATATTCGAGAAAGAATTCTCGGATAACAGCTTTGGATTTCGTCCAAACAGATGCTGTCATGATGCTATCAAACGGATTGAACAGTATAAGCAGCAAGGGTATCGGAACATTTTGGACGCCGATATAAAGGCGTTCTATGACACCATACCTCATAAGCTTATCATGAACTCCTTGCGTGAGAAAATCGCTGACGGATGGGTTTTGAACAGTATCGAGAACATGCTCAAGGCAGGGGTCATGGAGAACGGCATCGTGCATGAGACAAATCAAGGCACTCCGCAAGGAGGCGTCATATCTCCCTTGCTTGCAAACCTTATCGGTGACATCATCGACAAGGAGCTTGAAAAGGCAGGATATAAATTTGTCCGCTATGCCGATGACTTCGTTGTCATGACTAAAACAAAAGAAGAACTCCCTGCCGCCCTTCAGTACGTCAAGGAAATCATCGAAGGGAAACTTGAAATGAAGCTGAGCGAGGATAAAACCAGGCTCACCAACTTCAAACGAGGCTTCCGGTTTCTCGGATATAATTTCATGGGCAAGAACAAGGGTATAAGCATGAAATCCATGGACAAACTCAAGGACACCGTCAGGGACATCACCAAACGCACACAAGGCGTCAACCTGCAAGCCGTCATTGATACATTAAATCCTGTCATAAGGGGACATGTCAACTATTTTCGGCTGGGCAATGTACAAACGGTATATCGCTCGTTAGACTGCTGGGTACGCATGAGACTGAGAAGTTTCAAGTTTTCGAGAAAATGGAAAACTGACAACAAACGTTTCCCGGTACACCGATTCTTTAAGATGGGGTTACTCTCATTTGAAAGAGAATTTCTTAAGGCACGTGCGAAGGCATGATAGTTTACTTTTCTCTGCTCCAGAGCAACACTATGGGGTCGCTAACTACGGGAAAGCCGTATGGTTTAAAAGGATACTTTGTCACGTTGTCCAAAGTATCTGGCGACGATTGGGGGTTGGAGGCGATTCGCCTCCTTCCTACCAGCTATATATCATAACATCGTGCACTTTGTTGGACTTTCTCTAAAAACATTTTGGGGGGAAGTAAAAGGCCACACTCAACGTTCCCCCTCTAAGTATTGAGACAGAGGGCGTATTCCTCAGGCTTCGCTCTGCATTACGTTAGGCATGAGTAGTAACCTCATCATGTTTTATTTGACTTTTTCTTCTTCCCTTTTTTCCTATTTTTTTTATTCTTTTTTGAAAAGTGTTCTAAAGTTGGTAAAAATCCCGCAAACAAACCTAGCAAGGGCAGGAAAGAGCAGATTTTAAAGACAAATTCAATACCCGTTTTATCTGCCAATGCGCCCAATGCCGCAGAACCGACAGCGCCCATGCCAAAGGCAAAACCAAAGAACAAGCCAGATACCATTCCCAATTTTTCGGGAATAAGCTCCTGACCATATACGATAATAGCCGGAAAGGCAGAAGCCAATGTCATACCTATGAATGCTGTTAAAATTGCCGTCCAGATAAGGTTTGCATAGGGTAAAAGCAAAGCAAAAGGCGCTATGCCCAATATGGATATCCAAATTATCTTTTTTCTTCCGTATCTATCGCCAAGCGGTCCTCCAATAATTGTTCCGGCAGCCACTGCAAAGAGAAATATAAAAAGAAATATCTGTGAACTTTGAATGGATACTCCGAAATGGTGTATCATGTAGAAAGTAAGGTAATTTTGCATTGAAGCCATATAAAAGAATTTGGAAAACATCAATATCATTAATATTCCTAAGGCAAGCACAATTTTGTATTTTGATACACGACTGACATTTTGCATATCGGGATTAGTCCGTTCCCTTTTCTGGAAGTCCTGTCTTTTTGACCAGTTTCCTACTCTCCATAAAATAATTATGGCAATAAAAGCAAGTAGAGAAAAAAACACAATATAACGCTGTCCAAAAGGCACTATAATAGCGGCTGCCAAAAGGGGGCCAATGGCTGTTCCCGTATTGCCACCCACCTGGAAAACGGACTGTGCCATGCCTGCACGTCCACCTGAAGCGTAACGCGCCACACGAGAAGATTCGGGGTGAAACACCGAGGAACCGATACCTACTAACGCCCCAGAAATCAAAACAGTAACAAAACTACTCGAATAGGCCAGAGAAGATAGACTCATTAACGTAAAACACATTCCTATC from Candidatus Brocadia sp. includes these protein-coding regions:
- the ltrA gene encoding group II intron reverse transcriptase/maturase encodes the protein MAFPLSRNRIVQQAFRQIIEPIFEKEFSDNSFGFRPNRCCHDAIKRIEQYKQQGYRNILDADIKAFYDTIPHKLIMNSLREKIADGWVLNSIENMLKAGVMENGIVHETNQGTPQGGVISPLLANLIGDIIDKELEKAGYKFVRYADDFVVMTKTKEELPAALQYVKEIIEGKLEMKLSEDKTRLTNFKRGFRFLGYNFMGKNKGISMKSMDKLKDTVRDITKRTQGVNLQAVIDTLNPVIRGHVNYFRLGNVQTVYRSLDCWVRMRLRSFKFSRKWKTDNKRFPVHRFFKMGLLSFEREFLKARAKA
- a CDS encoding MFS transporter, which translates into the protein MKNTKTVKEQLAKNVKSNGAVFSILFSLSAAHLLNDALQSVLPSIYPLLKTDYKLSFTQIGLITLTYQLTASILQPLVGYFTDKKPQPYSLAIGMCFTLMSLSSLAYSSSFVTVLISGALVGIGSSVFHPESSRVARYASGGRAGMAQSVFQVGGNTGTAIGPLLAAAIIVPFGQRYIVFFSLLAFIAIIILWRVGNWSKRQDFQKRERTNPDMQNVSRVSKYKIVLALGILMILMFSKFFYMASMQNYLTFYMIHHFGVSIQSSQIFLFIFLFAVAAGTIIGGPLGDRYGRKKIIWISILGIAPFALLLPYANLIWTAILTAFIGMTLASAFPAIIVYGQELIPEKLGMVSGLFFGFAFGMGAVGSAALGALADKTGIEFVFKICSFLPLLGLFAGFLPTLEHFSKKNKKNRKKGKKKKSNKT